In Myripristis murdjan chromosome 9, fMyrMur1.1, whole genome shotgun sequence, the following proteins share a genomic window:
- the gck gene encoding hexokinase-4 produces the protein MPCVSSHLNQMVKMPCSYSSVVEKIFMVEQMLSEFRLNKEELKEVMKRMQREMERGLRIETHKEASVKMLPTYVCSTPEGSEVGDFLALDLGGTNFRVMLVKVGEDEERGWKVETKNQMYSIPEDAMTGTAEMLFDYIAECISDFLDRHQIKHKKLPLGFTFSFPVRHEDIDKGILLNWTKGFKASGAEGNNVVGLLRDAIKRRGDFEMDVVAMVNDTVATMISCYYEDRSCEVGMIVGTGCNACYMEEMRTVELVEGEEGRMCVNTEWGAFGDNGELEEFRLEYDRVVDETSINPGCQLYEKLISGKYMGELVRLVMMKLVNEDLLFNGEASDLLKTRGSFEARFVSQVESDSGDRKQIYNILSSLGVLPSELDCDIVRLVCESVSTRSAHMCGAGLAGVINLMRERRSQEALKITVGVDGSVYKLHPCFQDRFHKIVRELTPHCEITFIQSEEGSGRGAALISAVACKMAACMLTQ, from the exons ATGCCGTGTGTCAGCTCTCACCTCAACCAGATGGTGAAGATGCCCTGTAGCTACAGCTCGGTGGTTGAAAAAATCTTCATG GTGGAGCAGATGCTGTCGGAGTTCAGGCTAAATAAAGAGGAGCTAAAAGAGGTGATGAAGAGGATGCAGcgtgagatggagagaggactGCGTATAGAGACGCACAAAGAAGCCAGCGTCAAAATGCTTCCCACTTACGTCTGCTCCACCCCAGAAGGCTCAG AGGTGGGAGATTTCCTGGCTCTTGACCTCGGGGGAACAAACTTCCGTGTGATGCTGGTGAAGGTGGGCGAAGACGAGGAGAGGGGCTGGAAGGTGGAGACCAAGAATCAGATGTACTCCATCCCTGAAGACGCCATGACGGGGACTGCTGAAATG ctgttTGACTACATTGCCGAGTGCATCTCAGACTTCCTGGACAGACATCAAATCAAACACAAGAAGCTTCCCCTGGGTTTTACTTTCTCTTTTCCCGTACGACACGAGGACATTGACAAG GGAATCCTCCTCAACTGGACCAAAGGCTTCAAGGCTTCTGGGGCAGAAGGGAACAATGTTGTGGGTTTATTGAGAGACGCTATCAAGAGGAGAGGG GACTTTGAGATGgatgtggttgccatggtgaatgACACAGTGGCCACCATGATCTCCTGCTACTATGAGGATCGCAGCTGTGAAGTTGGGATGATAGTTG GCACCGGCTGCAATGCGTGTTACATGGAGGAGATGCGGACGGTGGAGCTGGTGGAGGGTGAGGAGGGCCGGATGTGTGTGAACACCGAGTGGGGGGCATTTGGAGACAACGGGGAGCTGGAGGAATTCAGACTGGAGTATGACCGAGTGGTGGACGAGACCTCAATAAACCCTGGATGCCAACT ATATGAGAAGCTGATCAGCGGGAAGTACATGGGCGAGCTGGTCAGACTGGTCATGATGAAGCTGGTCAATGAAGACTTGCTCTTTAATGGTGAAGCCTCAGATCTGCTGAAGACACGTGGCAGCTTCGAGGCGCGTTTCGTCTCACAGGTGGAGAG TGACTCTGGGGACAGGAAGCAGATCTACAACATCCTGTCCTCGCTGGGTGTGCTGCCATCAGAGCTGGACTGTGACATTGTGCGTCTGGTGTGTGAGAGCGTCTCCACTCGCTCGGCTCATATGTGTGGAGCCGGTCTCGCTGGTGTCATCAACCTGATGAGGGAGCGACGCAGCCAGGAGGCCCTGAAGATCACAGTGGGCGTCGACGGCTCTGTCTACAAGCTGCACCCATG TTTCCAAGACAGGTTCCACAAAATTGTCAGGGAGCTAACACCTCACTGCGAGATCACCTTCATCCAGTCGGAGGAGGGGAGCGGCCGTGGGGCAGCTCTTATCTCGGCAGTGGCCTGTAAGATGGCAGCTTGCATGCTGACACAGTAA
- the myl7 gene encoding myosin regulatory light chain 2, atrial isoform — MTLFDYLHGVQASKKAANKRQRGAQKTCSNVFSMFEQSQIQEFKEAFGCIDQDRDGVIKKQDLRETYAQLGKLNVKDEELDEMLNEGKGPINFTVFLTLFGEKLNGTDPEDTILAAFKLFDPNGTGFVNKDEFKRLLMNQADKFTSEEVDQAFALAPIDVSGNIDYKSLCYIITHGDEKEES; from the exons ATGACTCTATTTGATTATTTGCACGGTGTTCAGGCAAGTAAGAAGGCTGCTaataagagacagagaggagcccAGAAGACCTGCTCCAATGTCTTCTCCATGTTCGAGCAGTCGCAGATACAGGAGTTCAAGGAG GCTTTTGGCTGCATTGACCAGGACAGAGACGGTGTAATCAAAAAGCAGGACCTGAGGGAGACGTACGCACAGCTCG GAAAACTCAATGTTAAGGACGAGGAGCTGGATGAGATGCTGAATGAGGGAAAAGGTCCCATCAACTTCACTGTTTTCCTGACTTTGTTTGGGGAGAAACTTAACG GCACTGACCCTGAAGACACCATACTGGCTGCCTTCAAGCTTTTTGACCCTAACGGGACGGGCTTTGTCAACAAGGATGA GTTTAAGCGACTACTGATGAACCAGGCTGATAAATTCACATCAGAGGAG GTGGATCAGGCCTTCGCTCTGGCTCCTATCGACGTGTCGGGAAACATCGACTACAAGTCGCTCTGCTACATCATCACGCATGGAGATGAGAAAGAGGAATCCTAA